A portion of the Algisphaera agarilytica genome contains these proteins:
- a CDS encoding efflux RND transporter periplasmic adaptor subunit produces MNPRPHHSPPSFAAPTWRWGAARVGWLIGLAALVGIVVLTSVWFAGSDADNAVAAGREGEIDWYHVKPRSFELTVTESGDLDAAERIEIKSKVEGRPQIITLVEEGSEVKEGDVLVTLDSDELRTKIEEAALAVEKARTDEIFARRGLEIERNEARSRQSAADVELALAKLELARWQKGDVPQKRRELDLELQKAQRQVERTKRDHEISKALFAQKFISQNDLEDSEIAELEAADALLTAELNLSVYDQYTFQTEQQQKLSDVEQAESNLEREIAKNESEIARQEADLSSKTQTLMIRQEKLDKLKDQLSASTIISPQDGLVVYGTSVGRARYRSDPMAEGREVRFNETILFLPDIRQMVANLAIAEAYEPLVKVGQTVRVTVDARPGEVYEGVIDRTTPLTESGGWLNPGQREFTARVMLPADLEAELKPAMRCTGEIKVGQVDNALSIPVQAVFTEGDEHFCYVPAGSGRVKKQIIDIGRASETLVEVTTGLVSGDRVLLRNPLPGELLESD; encoded by the coding sequence ATGAATCCCCGCCCACACCATTCTCCTCCTTCGTTTGCTGCACCGACTTGGCGATGGGGAGCCGCCCGGGTGGGCTGGCTGATCGGCCTGGCGGCCCTGGTGGGGATTGTCGTACTGACTTCGGTCTGGTTCGCCGGGTCCGACGCCGACAACGCTGTCGCCGCCGGGCGCGAAGGCGAGATCGATTGGTACCACGTCAAACCCCGCAGTTTCGAACTCACGGTGACGGAGTCGGGAGACCTCGATGCGGCCGAGCGGATCGAAATCAAGAGCAAGGTGGAAGGTCGCCCCCAGATCATCACCCTGGTCGAGGAAGGCAGCGAGGTGAAAGAAGGCGACGTGCTGGTCACCCTCGACAGCGACGAACTCCGAACCAAAATCGAAGAAGCCGCGCTGGCGGTTGAGAAAGCCCGCACCGACGAAATCTTCGCCCGCCGTGGCCTGGAGATCGAACGCAACGAGGCCCGATCGCGTCAATCCGCGGCGGATGTCGAGTTGGCGTTGGCCAAGCTGGAGCTCGCCCGCTGGCAGAAGGGCGACGTCCCGCAGAAACGCCGCGAGTTGGACCTGGAACTCCAGAAGGCCCAGCGTCAGGTCGAACGGACCAAGCGTGACCACGAGATCAGCAAAGCCCTCTTCGCCCAGAAGTTCATCAGCCAAAACGACCTCGAAGACAGCGAGATCGCCGAACTCGAAGCCGCCGATGCCCTGCTCACCGCCGAGTTGAACCTGTCTGTGTACGACCAGTACACGTTCCAGACCGAGCAGCAGCAAAAGCTCTCAGACGTCGAGCAGGCCGAGTCCAACCTCGAACGCGAGATCGCCAAGAACGAAAGCGAAATCGCGCGGCAGGAGGCCGACCTTTCCAGCAAGACCCAGACCCTGATGATCCGTCAGGAGAAACTCGACAAGCTCAAAGATCAGCTCAGCGCCAGCACCATCATCTCCCCGCAGGACGGCCTGGTCGTTTACGGCACCTCGGTGGGACGCGCCCGCTACCGAAGCGACCCGATGGCTGAAGGGCGCGAGGTGCGGTTCAATGAAACCATCCTCTTCCTGCCCGACATCCGTCAGATGGTCGCCAACCTCGCCATCGCCGAGGCGTACGAACCCCTGGTGAAGGTCGGGCAAACCGTGCGGGTGACCGTTGATGCCCGCCCCGGCGAGGTGTACGAGGGCGTGATCGATCGAACCACCCCGCTCACCGAATCGGGCGGCTGGCTCAACCCCGGACAACGGGAGTTCACAGCACGCGTCATGCTCCCCGCCGACCTCGAAGCCGAGCTCAAACCGGCCATGCGCTGCACCGGCGAGATCAAGGTCGGACAGGTCGATAACGCGTTGTCCATCCCCGTCCAAGCCGTCTTCACCGAAGGGGATGAGCACTTCTGCTACGTGCCCGCGGGCAGCGGCCGGGTCAAGAAACAGATCATCGACATCGGCCGGGCCTCGGAAACCCTCGTCGAGGTCACCACCGGCCTGGTCAGCGGCGACCGCGTCCTACTCCGCAACCCTCTGCCCGGCGAACTGCTCGAATCCGACTAA
- a CDS encoding TolC family protein, with amino-acid sequence MAPALFVAPHVALTLCLGALLSCNQSQRMDRLELEAQRIIQDQQSRSIGPAAMSDTQVPTPDAQPKDSLYTYDPATVNTPARSLDVEAAPPVEVVPYPTILDDGTQPDTLRLDLEGIIAQAIEFAPDYRREKEDLFLTTLSLIVERHEWGPRFFSTITGQVDGTPEAGDNDTALSLIGSLGATQRLPYGGTISAAALVDYVRFLEQAATSTDNRESQSAELQFSLDLPLLRGAGKTAATVETRIQAERDLIYAVRGFERFRREFFVDLSTAYFDLLRRQGQLTNQEVQLRNFESSAELFTALAEAGREPYFQAQRAEQRVLRARNSLVRQQENYVRAIDALKLRIGIETTRPVEIIPVTIDVPEILLDTDRSVTIALTERLDLQTEGDLVEDAVRSVLIAKNQLLPDLDLNADLNLPTDENLARGGLDFEPGDGDYTVGLTFGVPLDRKIEYTDYRAALIRLEREQREYQVEQDRIALEVRRAVRAIEQARFILQLQERAVEINERRAEQIEINERSLGPREVIDVQEDLLDAKNDRDEAESDLRISILQYLLATGQMRIGSDGRWMAPGELIKPNATEDPGLDETPSTS; translated from the coding sequence TTGGCCCCCGCCCTTTTCGTCGCCCCCCACGTCGCCCTGACGCTGTGTCTCGGGGCCCTGTTGAGCTGCAACCAGTCGCAGCGAATGGATCGCCTGGAGCTCGAGGCCCAGCGCATCATCCAGGACCAGCAGTCCCGCAGCATCGGCCCGGCCGCGATGTCGGATACCCAGGTCCCCACCCCCGACGCCCAGCCGAAAGATTCGCTGTACACCTACGACCCCGCGACGGTGAACACGCCCGCCCGGAGTCTGGATGTGGAGGCCGCACCCCCGGTCGAGGTCGTGCCCTACCCCACCATCCTCGACGACGGCACCCAACCCGACACCCTACGGCTCGACCTCGAAGGCATCATCGCTCAGGCCATCGAGTTCGCCCCGGACTACCGCCGGGAGAAGGAAGACCTCTTCCTCACCACGCTCAGCCTCATCGTCGAGCGTCACGAATGGGGCCCGCGGTTTTTCTCCACCATCACCGGCCAGGTCGACGGCACCCCCGAGGCCGGAGACAACGACACCGCCCTCAGCCTGATCGGCTCGCTCGGCGCCACGCAGCGTCTGCCCTACGGCGGCACGATTTCGGCCGCCGCTTTGGTCGACTACGTACGCTTCCTCGAACAGGCCGCCACCAGCACCGACAACCGCGAATCCCAATCCGCCGAGCTCCAGTTTTCGTTGGACCTGCCGCTCCTCCGCGGAGCGGGCAAGACCGCAGCGACGGTCGAAACCCGCATCCAGGCCGAGCGTGACCTGATCTATGCGGTTCGTGGATTCGAGCGTTTCCGCCGTGAGTTTTTCGTCGACCTCTCAACCGCTTACTTCGACTTGCTCCGTCGCCAGGGGCAGCTCACCAACCAGGAGGTTCAGCTCCGCAACTTCGAAAGTTCCGCCGAGTTGTTCACTGCACTCGCCGAGGCAGGCCGCGAGCCGTACTTCCAGGCCCAGCGTGCGGAGCAACGCGTGCTGCGTGCCCGCAATTCACTCGTTCGGCAACAGGAAAACTACGTCCGCGCCATCGATGCACTCAAGCTCCGCATCGGGATCGAGACGACACGCCCGGTTGAAATCATCCCCGTGACGATTGATGTCCCCGAGATCCTGCTCGATACCGATCGTTCGGTGACGATCGCCCTCACCGAACGGCTGGACCTCCAAACCGAAGGCGACCTGGTCGAAGACGCGGTGCGTAGCGTGTTGATCGCCAAGAACCAGCTGCTCCCCGATCTCGACCTGAACGCCGACCTGAACCTCCCGACCGACGAGAACCTCGCCCGCGGCGGCCTGGACTTCGAGCCCGGCGACGGCGACTACACCGTGGGCCTAACGTTCGGGGTTCCACTGGACCGCAAGATCGAATACACCGACTACCGCGCTGCCCTGATCCGCCTGGAGCGGGAACAACGTGAGTACCAGGTCGAGCAAGACCGCATCGCATTGGAAGTCCGCCGGGCGGTCCGTGCCATCGAGCAGGCCCGCTTCATCCTGCAGCTGCAGGAACGCGCCGTGGAGATCAACGAACGCCGTGCCGAGCAGATCGAGATCAACGAGCGATCTCTGGGGCCCCGTGAAGTGATCGATGTGCAGGAAGACCTGTTGGATGCCAAAAACGACCGCGACGAGGCGGAATCTGACCTGCGTATCAGCATCCTTCAATATTTGCTGGCCACCGGGCAGATGCGGATCGGCTCCGACGGGCGGTGGATGGCCCCGGGCGAGCTGATCAAGCCCAATGCGACTGAAGACCCGGGGCTCGATGAAACTCCATCGACTTCCTGA
- the argF gene encoding ornithine carbamoyltransferase, translated as MRHFLTIADQHPDTIKHMLEVGIRLRDERQRGVANEPVLAGKTLAMLFQKPSLRTRVSFEQAMYELGGNAIVLGQNEVGLGTRESVGDVTRVLCGMVHGIAARVFKHEHLVEMSNSATAPIVNMLSDFSHPAQALADAMTIIDEFSPSPEVGGVDVSGKTVAFVGDGNNVARSLAAICKVLGMNFVLASPEGYELPDDGFIQLTRDPEEAVEGADVIYADTFVSMGEEGEKDEKLKAFEGFQINRPLVNKASEHAIVLHCLPAYRGIEITDQVMDGPRSRVFSQAHNRLHAQKGLLAVLLGGV; from the coding sequence ATGCGACACTTCCTCACCATCGCGGATCAACACCCCGACACGATCAAGCACATGCTCGAAGTGGGCATCAGGCTCCGTGACGAGCGTCAGCGGGGCGTCGCCAACGAGCCGGTGCTGGCGGGCAAGACGCTGGCGATGCTGTTTCAGAAGCCATCGCTGCGCACGCGGGTGAGTTTCGAGCAGGCGATGTACGAGCTGGGCGGAAACGCCATCGTGCTCGGGCAGAACGAGGTCGGGCTCGGCACGCGCGAGTCCGTCGGCGACGTGACGCGTGTCCTCTGCGGGATGGTCCACGGCATCGCAGCCCGGGTGTTCAAGCACGAGCACCTCGTGGAGATGTCCAATTCCGCCACCGCTCCGATCGTCAACATGCTCTCGGACTTCTCCCACCCCGCTCAGGCGTTGGCGGATGCGATGACGATCATCGACGAGTTCTCGCCCTCGCCCGAGGTCGGCGGCGTTGACGTGTCGGGTAAGACCGTGGCTTTTGTTGGCGACGGGAACAACGTCGCCCGCAGCCTGGCGGCCATCTGCAAAGTCCTGGGCATGAACTTTGTCCTCGCCAGCCCCGAGGGCTATGAGTTGCCCGATGACGGCTTTATCCAGTTGACCCGCGACCCCGAAGAAGCGGTGGAGGGGGCGGACGTGATTTACGCCGACACCTTCGTCTCGATGGGCGAAGAGGGCGAGAAAGACGAGAAGCTCAAGGCGTTCGAAGGCTTCCAGATCAACCGGCCGTTGGTCAACAAGGCGAGCGAACACGCGATCGTGCTGCACTGCCTGCCCGCCTACCGCGGGATCGAAATCACCGATCAGGTGATGGACGGCCCACGCAGCCGGGTGTTCTCTCAGGCGCACAACCGGCTCCACGCCCAGAAGGGCTTGCTGGCAGTCTTGCTGGGCGGGGTCTGA
- a CDS encoding ABC transporter substrate-binding protein — protein MHNPTRRGFLAGWLFLLVSLGLMSCGEPREAGFSDDQLRIVSLAPAITHTLNEIGLRDAIVAVGEGDELAALGTPSLGRYVDLDLERLATLAPTHVLAMTGQAGLPEGVNRMAGQGRFVLVDLAYPGGVESSIGFIDEVGAAIDREDRTSPLTQGMRERLAAIAELTAERERPRALMVFNLERVMASGPNTVNDALLQIAGGENAASEATVTAPVYDREALRALAPEVIFLLMPGEPPLDGADDPRLSGLRGLGIPAVENERVYLLNDPAVLIPGPSMVYTAVSMAVALHPDLAEPIAEVFRDHP, from the coding sequence ATGCATAACCCCACGCGCCGCGGTTTCCTGGCGGGTTGGTTGTTCCTTCTGGTCAGCCTTGGATTGATGTCCTGCGGCGAGCCGCGGGAAGCCGGTTTCTCCGACGATCAGCTCCGCATTGTTTCGCTTGCCCCCGCCATCACGCACACGCTCAATGAAATCGGCTTGCGCGACGCGATCGTCGCGGTGGGCGAGGGCGATGAACTGGCGGCTTTGGGGACGCCCAGCCTCGGCCGGTATGTCGATCTGGACCTTGAGCGACTGGCCACGTTGGCTCCGACACATGTGCTTGCCATGACCGGGCAGGCCGGTCTGCCCGAAGGTGTGAATCGGATGGCCGGGCAGGGGCGTTTTGTGTTGGTGGACCTGGCGTATCCGGGTGGCGTGGAGAGCAGCATCGGATTTATCGATGAGGTCGGCGCAGCCATCGACCGGGAGGACCGCACGTCACCGTTGACGCAGGGCATGCGAGAACGCCTGGCGGCGATCGCGGAGCTGACCGCGGAGCGTGAGCGTCCGAGGGCGCTAATGGTTTTTAATCTGGAACGCGTCATGGCGTCGGGGCCAAACACGGTCAACGACGCGTTGCTGCAGATCGCGGGAGGAGAAAACGCCGCTTCGGAAGCGACCGTGACCGCGCCGGTTTACGACCGCGAGGCCTTGCGGGCGTTGGCCCCCGAAGTCATCTTCTTGCTCATGCCCGGCGAGCCGCCCCTCGACGGGGCGGACGATCCCCGGCTGTCGGGATTGCGTGGCTTGGGCATCCCGGCCGTGGAGAACGAACGGGTGTATCTGCTCAACGACCCGGCGGTGCTGATCCCCGGCCCGTCGATGGTCTATACGGCGGTGTCGATGGCGGTTGCCTTGCACCCTGACCTTGCGGAACCGATCGCGGAGGTTTTCCGTGACCACCCGTGA
- the recG gene encoding ATP-dependent DNA helicase RecG codes for MANRSEPKASKRLSMRVDDLPGIGKGRAAALRRLDIYTVTDLLRHTPMRYEKEAAEGIIADLPTDGKTVGSARGQVVACRWVPSMGYGKKGRFEATLRDDSDQVGGRTLMLVWFNAGYLREKIMPGLMLRVQGKAKMFGDYPQMVSAKWEVLDEVDAPEASTERLRPVYPATERFSSVKIEQLLDTVLPWALPMVTDPLPEDLLQHHNMPALAEALRMMHRPEDLDEPKAARRRLAFNELLLLQLGIAMRAAEVERMFVAPALNHSEAIDQHIRSRFPFELTDTQSAAVLEIAKDLSQDKPMNRMLQGDVGAGKTVVALYAMLMAVADRKQAALMAPTELLAEQHHLSISRTLEGSNVRVALLTGNQRDDLDAVASGEADLVVGTHALLSESVKFNDLAVVVIDEQHRFGVMQRATLRQSAEADEKGRERMPHTLVMTATPIPRTLSLTLLGDLDNTTLTGLPPGRTPIQNRVVGPEQADEVYRYMRTRLERGEQAYVVVPAIDAAGGSGGGSGENAKTLKSVNALAKTLQQKFLDGYTVGTVHGRLKRETRQKVMEKFREGEIDVLVATTVIEVGVDVPNATVMVIEHAERFGLAQLHQLRGRVGRGDHGRRSLCVFIAEPTTDDALSRMDAIASTNDGFKVAELDLQIRGMGEILGTKQSGLPPMKQARIPEDIELLQLAKRDARGIVADDPELRAAEHANLRKVLMLQYGSALGLVDVG; via the coding sequence TTGGCCAACCGTTCAGAACCTAAAGCCAGTAAACGCCTGTCCATGCGGGTTGATGACCTGCCCGGCATCGGTAAAGGGCGGGCGGCGGCGCTTCGGCGGTTGGATATCTATACGGTGACGGACCTGCTGCGGCACACGCCGATGCGGTACGAGAAGGAGGCGGCCGAGGGGATCATCGCGGACCTGCCGACCGATGGGAAGACGGTGGGCTCGGCCCGGGGGCAGGTGGTGGCGTGTCGGTGGGTGCCCTCGATGGGCTACGGCAAGAAGGGGCGGTTCGAGGCGACGCTGCGGGACGACTCGGATCAGGTGGGCGGGCGCACATTGATGTTGGTGTGGTTCAACGCGGGCTACCTCCGCGAGAAGATCATGCCCGGGCTGATGCTGCGGGTGCAGGGCAAGGCCAAGATGTTTGGCGACTACCCGCAGATGGTCTCGGCCAAGTGGGAAGTGCTCGACGAAGTCGATGCGCCCGAGGCGTCCACGGAGCGGCTGCGGCCGGTGTACCCGGCGACGGAGCGGTTCTCGTCGGTCAAGATCGAGCAGCTATTGGACACGGTGTTGCCGTGGGCGTTGCCGATGGTGACCGACCCGCTGCCCGAGGATTTGCTGCAGCACCACAACATGCCCGCCTTGGCTGAGGCGCTTCGGATGATGCACCGGCCCGAGGACCTCGACGAGCCCAAGGCGGCCCGGCGTCGGCTGGCGTTCAACGAGTTGCTTCTCCTTCAACTGGGTATTGCGATGCGAGCGGCGGAGGTCGAGCGGATGTTCGTCGCCCCGGCCCTCAATCACTCCGAGGCGATCGATCAGCACATCCGTAGCCGATTCCCGTTTGAGCTGACCGACACGCAGTCCGCGGCGGTGTTGGAGATCGCGAAAGACCTCTCGCAAGACAAGCCAATGAACCGTATGCTGCAGGGCGATGTCGGCGCGGGCAAGACGGTGGTGGCGTTGTACGCGATGCTCATGGCCGTGGCCGACCGCAAGCAGGCGGCGCTGATGGCTCCGACCGAACTGCTCGCCGAGCAACACCACCTCTCGATCTCGCGCACCCTCGAAGGCAGCAACGTCCGCGTGGCGCTGCTCACCGGCAACCAGCGTGACGACCTCGACGCGGTCGCCAGCGGCGAGGCGGACCTGGTCGTCGGCACCCACGCATTGCTGTCCGAATCGGTGAAGTTCAACGACCTGGCCGTCGTCGTGATCGATGAGCAGCACCGCTTCGGCGTGATGCAGCGGGCGACGCTGCGGCAGTCGGCCGAGGCAGACGAGAAGGGCCGGGAGCGGATGCCGCACACGCTGGTGATGACCGCGACACCGATCCCGCGGACGCTGAGCCTGACGCTGCTGGGCGACCTGGACAACACGACGCTGACCGGTCTGCCGCCCGGGCGGACGCCGATCCAGAACCGCGTCGTCGGCCCAGAGCAGGCGGACGAGGTGTACCGCTACATGCGGACGCGGCTGGAGCGGGGCGAACAAGCCTACGTGGTCGTGCCCGCCATCGACGCGGCCGGGGGGAGCGGTGGCGGCTCGGGCGAGAACGCCAAGACGCTGAAGTCGGTGAACGCCCTGGCCAAGACGCTGCAGCAGAAGTTCCTGGATGGCTACACGGTGGGCACCGTGCACGGCCGACTCAAGCGCGAGACCCGTCAGAAAGTCATGGAGAAGTTCCGGGAGGGCGAGATCGACGTGCTGGTCGCCACCACGGTGATCGAGGTCGGCGTGGATGTGCCCAACGCCACGGTGATGGTGATCGAACACGCCGAGCGTTTCGGGTTGGCACAGCTCCACCAGCTCCGCGGCCGGGTGGGGCGGGGGGATCACGGGCGGCGGTCGCTGTGCGTGTTCATCGCTGAGCCCACGACCGACGATGCGCTGTCACGGATGGATGCGATCGCCTCGACCAACGACGGGTTCAAGGTCGCGGAACTCGACCTGCAGATCCGGGGCATGGGCGAGATCCTCGGCACCAAGCAGTCGGGCCTGCCCCCGATGAAGCAGGCACGTATCCCCGAAGACATCGAGCTGCTGCAGCTGGCCAAGCGAGATGCCCGCGGGATCGTCGCGGACGATCCCGAATTGAGAGCGGCCGAGCACGCTAACCTGCGGAAGGTGCTGATGCTCCAGTACGGCTCGGCGCTGGGCTTGGTCGACGTGGGATGA
- a CDS encoding low molecular weight protein arginine phosphatase — MARFHLLLVCTGNTCRSPMAEVLAKKILEDQPGVVVGSAGVFAGPGQPASAEAVEAMKAMGLDLSQHRSQPLTPELLEQVDQIYTMTESHRQAVLAQAPGAIDKVQRLDLDGDISDPFGASLPVYQETAEQIKRALEARLKQ, encoded by the coding sequence ATGGCACGCTTTCACCTGCTACTTGTCTGCACCGGCAACACCTGTCGCTCGCCGATGGCCGAGGTGTTGGCGAAGAAGATCCTCGAAGACCAGCCGGGTGTGGTGGTTGGCTCGGCGGGGGTTTTTGCGGGGCCTGGCCAACCCGCGAGCGCCGAAGCCGTCGAGGCCATGAAGGCGATGGGGCTCGACCTCAGCCAGCACCGCTCTCAGCCGTTAACGCCCGAACTCCTGGAACAGGTCGATCAGATCTACACCATGACCGAGTCCCATCGTCAGGCGGTCTTGGCACAAGCCCCCGGGGCGATCGACAAGGTTCAACGGCTAGATCTGGACGGCGACATCAGCGACCCGTTCGGTGCAAGTCTTCCGGTGTATCAAGAAACCGCCGAGCAGATCAAGCGGGCTCTGGAAGCCAGACTCAAGCAGTAG
- a CDS encoding ArsR/SmtB family transcription factor has product MAFSHPIRRKVVEMLGENELTVGELAEPFKVSMPAMSQHLQVLRKAKVVRQRRLGRQRVYRLNPGPIREVAEWSIKVAEAAEQED; this is encoded by the coding sequence ATGGCATTTTCTCACCCGATCCGCCGCAAGGTGGTGGAGATGCTCGGCGAGAATGAATTGACCGTAGGCGAGCTGGCCGAGCCGTTCAAGGTCAGCATGCCCGCGATGTCGCAGCACCTGCAGGTCTTGCGGAAGGCCAAGGTGGTCCGCCAACGCCGTCTGGGCCGACAGCGGGTGTATCGGCTCAACCCCGGGCCGATCCGTGAAGTGGCGGAGTGGTCGATCAAGGTGGCCGAGGCGGCCGAGCAAGAAGACTAA
- a CDS encoding FecCD family ABC transporter permease, translated as MTTRDRPSDFKVLAALLGVFLLAAALRLLIGTSSLGLPGGDAGWEVLALRGDRLVTASLVGAALAVAGVALQALLRNPLAEPFILGLSTGAAAGMVGQRLLAAALGVSLGFGFGGAALGAGVCMMIVYLASQRHGVLDPLGLLLTGVVLSTISGALIMLAVHLRPDLLRVELSQWMMGYLSEDRGAVVSWGRGLLDRDAGWRVGLPWVFFVVAGIFGLGLGYLLRQAKAMDLATLSSVEARALGVNLHRLRRGLFGVSCLLAAGAVVLAGPIAFVGLVCPHVARLLVGPRHRGLLWSSALLGATLVILADTVGAELARRLGVGVVPLGVFTAIVGGGAFLWMLRPHLGRGVE; from the coding sequence GTGACCACCCGTGACCGTCCATCGGACTTCAAAGTGCTCGCGGCTTTGCTGGGCGTGTTTCTGCTGGCCGCGGCGTTGCGTCTGTTGATTGGCACTTCGTCTTTGGGGTTGCCCGGCGGGGATGCAGGATGGGAAGTGTTGGCTCTGCGTGGTGATCGACTGGTGACCGCGTCACTCGTTGGCGCCGCCTTGGCGGTTGCGGGGGTCGCGTTGCAGGCGTTGCTGCGGAACCCCTTGGCGGAGCCGTTCATCCTGGGGCTGTCGACTGGGGCGGCGGCGGGGATGGTGGGGCAGCGTCTGCTGGCCGCGGCACTCGGGGTCTCGTTGGGATTCGGTTTCGGTGGGGCGGCGTTGGGGGCGGGGGTATGCATGATGATCGTGTACCTCGCCAGCCAACGGCACGGGGTGCTGGACCCGTTGGGGCTGTTGTTGACGGGGGTGGTGCTGAGCACGATCAGCGGAGCGTTGATCATGCTCGCGGTGCATCTTCGGCCGGATCTGCTCCGCGTGGAATTGAGCCAGTGGATGATGGGGTATCTCAGTGAGGATCGCGGGGCGGTGGTGTCGTGGGGGCGTGGCCTGCTCGACCGGGATGCGGGTTGGCGGGTCGGCTTGCCCTGGGTGTTTTTCGTGGTGGCGGGAATCTTCGGGCTGGGGCTGGGGTATCTGCTGCGTCAGGCCAAGGCGATGGACCTCGCGACGCTGTCGAGCGTTGAGGCGCGGGCGTTGGGGGTGAACCTCCACCGCTTGCGGCGGGGCTTGTTTGGTGTGTCGTGTCTTCTTGCAGCCGGTGCGGTGGTGCTGGCGGGGCCGATTGCGTTCGTGGGCCTGGTGTGTCCTCACGTCGCCAGGCTGCTCGTTGGGCCGAGGCACCGCGGGTTGCTCTGGAGCTCGGCGTTGCTGGGCGCGACGCTGGTAATCCTGGCCGACACGGTCGGAGCCGAGCTGGCGCGTCGTCTGGGCGTGGGGGTGGTTCCGCTGGGTGTGTTCACCGCGATCGTTGGCGGCGGTGCTTTTCTCTGGATGCTAAGACCGCACCTCGGGCGTGGGGTCGAGTGA
- a CDS encoding NADPH-dependent FMN reductase → MRIAVICCSLNPESRSAAMAEYLREPLSRAEIEVDWIDLRDHPLPMCDGSTVYGQPEVQAMGERVRAADGVILALPIYNYDANAAAKNLIELTGKPAWLNKTVSFICSAGGRGSFMSIMPMANSLMLDFRCVIVPRFVYADDSDFDDGELSSLIQERIAELAEETVRMTSALSQANAST, encoded by the coding sequence ATGCGAATTGCTGTCATTTGTTGTTCTCTGAATCCCGAAAGCCGCTCCGCCGCCATGGCGGAATACCTGCGAGAGCCTTTGAGCCGTGCGGAGATCGAGGTCGACTGGATCGATCTACGCGACCACCCGCTGCCGATGTGTGATGGCTCGACCGTTTACGGGCAGCCCGAGGTGCAAGCAATGGGCGAGCGTGTGCGAGCCGCCGACGGCGTGATCCTGGCGCTGCCGATCTACAACTACGACGCCAACGCCGCCGCTAAAAACCTCATTGAACTTACCGGCAAACCCGCCTGGCTCAACAAAACCGTGAGCTTCATCTGCTCGGCGGGCGGCCGGGGAAGTTTCATGTCGATCATGCCCATGGCCAACAGCCTGATGCTGGACTTCCGCTGCGTGATCGTGCCGCGATTCGTCTACGCCGACGACAGCGATTTCGACGACGGCGAGCTGTCGTCACTGATCCAGGAGCGGATCGCCGAGCTGGCCGAAGAGACGGTGCGGATGACTTCCGCCCTGTCGCAAGCAAACGCTTCAACGTAA
- the argB gene encoding acetylglutamate kinase, which yields MQHAIDKAAALVEAHAYIRQFAGAVVVVKIGGSIMDEPDTLASLVQDVCFMASVGMRPIMVHGGGKAINAAMGQAGLEAQFVQGRRYTDDRTLAIAEHVLVNQINKGIVETVGTYGAKGLGLHSLSSCVVFGKVLKLDGEEGRKIDIGLVGEVERVNAEVLSAVLDAGIIPVIAPIARDAAGGKLNINADSVAGHVAAAINAEKLVLVSDTHGIRRSEDVNDLASHLTRAEIDELIQSGIISAGMLPKVEASLTAVGAGVRKAHIIDGRIPHSLLLEVYTESGIGTEIVL from the coding sequence ATGCAGCACGCGATCGACAAAGCCGCCGCCCTCGTCGAGGCCCACGCCTACATCCGCCAGTTCGCGGGTGCCGTGGTCGTCGTGAAAATCGGCGGCTCGATCATGGACGAGCCCGACACCCTCGCCTCTCTGGTGCAGGACGTCTGCTTCATGGCCAGCGTGGGCATGCGCCCCATCATGGTCCACGGCGGGGGCAAGGCGATCAACGCCGCGATGGGCCAGGCGGGGCTCGAAGCGCAGTTCGTGCAGGGGCGGCGCTACACGGATGACCGCACACTGGCGATCGCCGAGCACGTGCTCGTGAACCAGATCAACAAGGGCATCGTCGAGACCGTCGGAACCTACGGCGCCAAAGGCCTGGGGCTGCACAGCCTCTCGAGCTGCGTGGTGTTCGGCAAGGTGCTCAAGCTCGACGGCGAAGAGGGCCGTAAGATCGACATCGGCCTGGTCGGCGAGGTCGAACGGGTCAACGCCGAGGTGCTCAGCGCAGTGCTGGATGCGGGCATCATCCCCGTCATCGCGCCGATCGCTCGGGATGCGGCGGGCGGGAAACTCAACATCAACGCCGACTCGGTGGCCGGTCACGTGGCCGCCGCGATCAACGCCGAGAAGCTCGTGCTGGTGTCCGACACCCACGGCATCCGCCGTAGCGAGGATGTCAACGACCTGGCCAGCCACCTGACCCGTGCGGAGATCGATGAACTGATCCAGTCCGGCATCATCTCCGCGGGCATGCTGCCGAAGGTGGAGGCTAGCCTGACCGCGGTGGGCGCGGGCGTCCGTAAAGCCCACATCATCGACGGCCGTATCCCCCACTCGCTGCTGCTGGAGGTCTACACCGAAAGCGGCATCGGCACCGAAATCGTGCTCTGA